A genomic window from Periweissella cryptocerci includes:
- a CDS encoding helix-turn-helix domain-containing protein, whose protein sequence is MAKYTIEQKIEIVKEYRTGSISQRGLSKKYNIPDSVIRRWIRKAELHGFDSLKRKQSKRFFDGNEKLSIMLTNGLSITCALNRVW, encoded by the coding sequence ATGGCAAAATATACAATCGAACAAAAAATTGAGATAGTGAAAGAATATCGAACTGGAAGTATTAGCCAGCGCGGATTGAGTAAGAAATATAACATTCCTGATTCAGTGATAAGGCGTTGGATCAGAAAAGCAGAACTTCATGGTTTTGATTCATTAAAGCGTAAGCAATCAAAGAGATTTTTTGATGGTAATGAAAAGCTATCTATTATGTTAACTAATGGCTTAAGCATTACATGCGCATTGAACCGAGTATGGTGA
- a CDS encoding IS3 family transposase, whose product MNYDKYSEVKDLIKWLYAGSDETYGYRRIQDELFLFGYVFDDETVRRIMRSIKLMPTCYWTKSGKFSSYKGEHGKVAENLVRRDYVVTSGRKSKVLWYTSRTPC is encoded by the coding sequence TTGAATTACGACAAATATAGTGAAGTCAAAGATCTTATTAAATGGCTTTACGCTGGTAGTGATGAAACTTATGGTTATCGCCGGATCCAAGATGAACTATTCTTATTTGGCTATGTCTTCGATGATGAAACTGTCCGCCGTATTATGCGTTCAATCAAGCTAATGCCAACGTGTTACTGGACAAAATCTGGCAAGTTTTCATCTTACAAAGGAGAGCACGGAAAAGTCGCTGAGAACCTAGTTCGTCGTGACTACGTAGTTACAAGTGGGCGTAAGAGTAAAGTTTTGTGGTACACAAGCCGTACACCGTGTTAA
- a CDS encoding DDE-type integrase/transposase/recombinase: MTQINLLGTKLYLAAIIDMYSKEILAYDIRTSPNMAQVTACVDQLQQVLPDDVQPILHSDQGTLYQLPRYQNRLDEVGLIQSMSRKGNCLDNAPMESFFSLAKREFIWRKEFVSIDQFKESFSRYVSRFNNVRISRKNKGLTPVEIRNQALAA; the protein is encoded by the coding sequence GTGACTCAAATAAATTTATTAGGTACCAAACTATATTTAGCTGCGATTATCGACATGTATAGCAAAGAAATATTGGCATATGATATTCGGACGTCACCAAATATGGCACAAGTAACCGCCTGTGTTGATCAATTACAACAAGTATTACCCGATGATGTCCAACCAATTCTGCATAGCGACCAAGGAACACTGTATCAACTCCCACGTTACCAAAACCGCCTAGATGAAGTAGGTTTAATTCAAAGCATGTCTCGTAAAGGAAACTGTTTGGATAATGCGCCAATGGAAAGTTTCTTTAGCTTGGCTAAACGTGAATTCATTTGGCGAAAAGAATTCGTATCAATTGATCAATTCAAAGAAAGCTTTTCGCGATATGTCTCACGGTTCAACAACGTTCGCATCTCACGAAAAAACAAGGGCTTGACCCCTGTTGAAATTCGGAATCAAGCCCTTGCGGCATAA
- the hrcA gene encoding heat-inducible transcriptional repressor HrcA, whose amino-acid sequence MLTDRQKLILKAIVRSYTDTGHAVGSKALVESLPISVSSATIRNEMATLEETGLIQKEHTSSGRIPSVAGYRYYVDHLNDIDLSVGQQELSLIRDSMVGNYAKVDEIIAQSTNMLSQLTSFTALAVKPEAIDAKLSGFRLVPLGNHQVMAILVTDDGDVESQQFSVPREVSGDQLEAIVRLVNDRLVGQPLQTVIHRLATDIPMLVGQYLQSPSGFLHTFGQVLDRAASDQFFVGGRLNLLDFSRVDDSDTIKDLYQLLNNKADMHDVMGGSDANKPVSVRIGDEISNDLLKNYSLLTANYDVGDHGKGMIAILGPTRMPYSRTIGLLGAFRQELTNKLLNYYQFFDE is encoded by the coding sequence ATGTTAACAGATCGTCAAAAGTTAATCTTGAAGGCGATTGTGCGTTCTTACACTGACACAGGACACGCAGTTGGCTCTAAAGCGTTGGTTGAGAGTTTACCAATCTCAGTCAGTTCAGCGACCATTCGTAATGAAATGGCGACCCTAGAAGAAACTGGTTTAATTCAAAAGGAACATACAAGTTCTGGCCGGATTCCTTCAGTTGCTGGGTATCGTTATTATGTTGATCATTTAAACGACATCGATTTATCGGTTGGTCAGCAAGAATTATCTTTGATTCGTGATTCGATGGTCGGTAATTATGCCAAAGTCGATGAAATTATCGCTCAATCAACGAATATGTTGTCACAGTTAACTTCGTTTACGGCACTCGCAGTTAAACCTGAAGCAATTGATGCAAAGCTTTCGGGCTTTCGCTTAGTTCCATTAGGTAATCACCAAGTAATGGCGATTCTAGTAACTGATGATGGGGATGTTGAAAGTCAACAATTCTCAGTACCGCGTGAAGTTAGTGGTGATCAACTTGAAGCCATCGTGCGTCTCGTGAACGATCGGTTAGTCGGGCAACCGCTTCAAACCGTTATCCATCGTTTGGCGACTGATATTCCGATGTTAGTCGGGCAGTATTTGCAATCACCATCGGGGTTTTTACACACCTTTGGGCAAGTGCTTGACCGCGCGGCATCAGATCAATTCTTCGTTGGTGGCCGGCTTAATTTGCTTGATTTTAGTCGAGTTGATGATTCCGATACCATTAAGGACCTGTATCAGTTGTTAAACAATAAGGCCGACATGCACGACGTCATGGGCGGTTCAGATGCGAATAAACCAGTTTCAGTCCGCATTGGCGATGAAATTTCCAATGACCTATTGAAAAATTATTCACTACTGACTGCTAATTATGATGTCGGTGATCATGGCAAAGGGATGATTGCCATCCTGGGACCAACCCGCATGCCTTATTCACGGACAATCGGTTTACTCGGAGCATTCCGTCAAGAACTAACCAATAAACTATTAAATTATTATCAATTCTTTGATGAGTAA
- the grpE gene encoding nucleotide exchange factor GrpE, with the protein MAEDNQNVEETEKTVDEATDTSKDETVEVDEALEIDPLADLQAKYDVVEDQYIRGQAEMANMNARFKKEREQLLKYEGAKLAKSILPAIDNLERALSVEADDDAAKQLKAGVEMVLKTMNKALEDNDIKVVGEIGEKFDADFHQAIQSVPADNEHAADTIVSVMQKGYVLKDRVIRPAMVSVAQ; encoded by the coding sequence ATGGCAGAAGATAACCAAAATGTTGAAGAAACAGAAAAGACAGTTGATGAAGCAACTGATACTTCAAAGGACGAAACCGTTGAAGTTGACGAAGCGCTTGAAATTGATCCATTAGCTGACCTTCAAGCTAAGTACGATGTCGTGGAAGATCAATATATCCGCGGTCAAGCTGAAATGGCTAACATGAATGCACGTTTTAAAAAAGAACGGGAACAATTGTTGAAGTACGAAGGTGCCAAACTGGCCAAGTCAATCTTGCCAGCGATTGATAACTTGGAACGAGCATTATCAGTAGAAGCTGACGATGACGCGGCCAAGCAATTAAAGGCCGGTGTTGAAATGGTGTTAAAGACCATGAACAAGGCTTTGGAAGACAATGATATTAAAGTTGTCGGTGAAATCGGTGAAAAGTTTGATGCTGATTTCCACCAAGCAATTCAATCCGTACCAGCTGATAATGAACATGCTGCAGATACAATCGTCTCAGTAATGCAAAAAGGCTACGTATTGAAGGATCGTGTTATCCGACCAGCAATGGTTAGTGTTGCACAATAA
- the dnaK gene encoding molecular chaperone DnaK — translation MAKIIGIDLGTTNSAVAVMEGNEPKIITNPDGDRTTPSVVSFKNGEEIVGKAAKRQAVINKNTVSSIKRHMGEDYKVDIDGKKFTPQEISAKVLSYIKGYAEDYLGEEVTQAVITVPAYFNDAQRQATKDAGKIAGLQVERIINEPTAAALAYGMDKLDHDEKILVYDLGGGTFDVSILELGDGVFDVLSTNGDTHLGGDDFDEKIMDWMLTEIKNGEGVDLSNDTMALQRLKDAAETAKKTLSSSTSADIDLPFIASTDNGPVNVSLTLSRAKFNQLTLDLIERAEGPVRNALKDAGLSMSDIDEVILNGGSTRIPAVQESVKKLTGKEPNHSINPDEAVALGAAVQGGVLTGDVKDIVLLDVTPLSLGIETMGGVFTKLIDRNTTIPTSKSQVFSTAADNQPAVDIHVLQGERPMSADNKTLGRFQLNDIPAAPRGIPQIEVKFDIDKNGIVNVSAKDLGTNKEQNITIKSNSGLSDEEIEKMMKDAEANQEADAKRKEEVELRNEVDQLIFQTEKTIKDVDGKVSEEEIKPTQEALDALKAAQADDNIEDMKAKKDALSEKAQDLAVKLYQQAQEGQEGQPADGQAADDNTVDGDFEEVDPDNK, via the coding sequence ATGGCAAAAATTATTGGTATTGATTTAGGTACTACTAACTCAGCAGTCGCAGTAATGGAAGGTAACGAACCTAAGATTATTACTAACCCAGATGGTGACCGTACTACTCCTTCAGTTGTTTCATTTAAGAACGGCGAAGAAATCGTTGGTAAGGCAGCCAAGCGTCAAGCCGTTATCAACAAGAACACGGTTTCATCAATCAAGCGTCACATGGGTGAAGACTACAAGGTAGACATCGATGGTAAGAAGTTCACACCACAAGAAATTTCAGCTAAAGTTTTGAGCTACATCAAGGGTTATGCTGAAGATTACTTGGGTGAAGAAGTTACACAAGCTGTTATTACTGTGCCTGCATACTTCAACGATGCCCAACGTCAAGCAACTAAGGACGCTGGTAAGATTGCTGGCTTGCAAGTTGAACGGATTATTAACGAACCAACTGCTGCTGCTTTGGCATACGGTATGGACAAGTTAGATCACGATGAAAAAATCCTTGTTTATGACTTGGGTGGTGGTACTTTTGATGTTTCAATCCTTGAATTAGGTGATGGTGTGTTCGATGTGCTCTCAACTAATGGTGATACTCACCTTGGTGGGGATGACTTCGACGAAAAGATCATGGACTGGATGCTCACTGAAATCAAGAATGGTGAAGGCGTTGACCTTTCAAACGATACGATGGCCCTCCAACGTTTGAAGGATGCTGCTGAAACTGCTAAGAAGACTTTGTCATCATCAACTTCAGCTGACATTGACTTGCCATTTATCGCATCAACTGATAACGGTCCAGTGAACGTGTCATTGACACTTTCACGTGCTAAGTTCAACCAATTGACACTTGATTTGATTGAACGCGCTGAAGGCCCAGTACGCAACGCTTTAAAGGATGCTGGTTTGTCAATGTCAGACATCGACGAAGTTATCTTGAACGGTGGTTCAACTCGTATTCCAGCTGTTCAAGAATCAGTTAAGAAGTTAACTGGTAAGGAACCTAACCACTCAATCAACCCTGATGAAGCGGTTGCCCTTGGTGCCGCTGTTCAAGGTGGTGTGTTGACTGGTGATGTTAAGGATATCGTCTTGCTTGACGTTACACCATTGTCACTTGGTATTGAAACTATGGGTGGGGTCTTCACTAAGTTGATTGACCGTAACACTACAATTCCAACTTCTAAGTCACAAGTGTTCTCAACTGCTGCTGATAACCAACCAGCTGTTGATATCCACGTGCTTCAAGGTGAACGTCCAATGTCTGCCGATAACAAGACATTAGGTCGTTTCCAACTTAACGACATTCCTGCAGCTCCACGAGGAATCCCACAAATCGAAGTTAAGTTCGATATTGATAAGAACGGTATCGTAAATGTGTCTGCTAAGGACCTTGGTACTAACAAGGAACAAAACATCACTATCAAGTCAAACTCTGGTTTATCAGATGAAGAAATTGAAAAGATGATGAAGGATGCAGAAGCTAACCAAGAAGCTGATGCAAAGCGTAAGGAAGAAGTTGAACTCCGTAATGAAGTTGACCAATTAATCTTCCAAACGGAAAAGACAATTAAGGACGTTGATGGTAAGGTTTCTGAAGAAGAAATCAAGCCAACTCAAGAAGCTCTTGATGCGTTGAAGGCTGCCCAAGCAGACGACAACATCGAAGACATGAAGGCTAAGAAGGATGCTTTGAGCGAAAAGGCTCAAGACTTAGCTGTTAAGTTGTACCAACAAGCACAAGAAGGTCAAGAAGGCCAACCTGCTGATGGACAAGCCGCTGATGATAACACCGTTGATGGCGATTTCGAAGAAGTTGACCCAGATAACAAATAA
- the dnaJ gene encoding molecular chaperone DnaJ: MASNPYDTLGVASDASQDEIKKAYRKLSKKYHPDINHEAGAEDHYKDVQEAYETVGDETKRSNFDQYGSAEGPQGFGGFGGGGQSYGGGGGFGGGFEDIFSQMFGGGGGGGRRNPAGPQAGRDLQYQMDLKFEEAIFGKETTIKYTREANCKTCDGTGAKPGTSPITCRKCGGSGYINVVQNTPLGRMQTQSTCDVCGGTGQEITDKCETCGGSGHTTQDHEVKVTVPAGVEDGQQMRLNSQGEAGTHGGPYGDLYVIFRVQTSKEFDRDGAEIYFKLPISFVQAALGDEVLVKTVHGEVKMKIPAGTQNGTNFRLKGKGAPKLRGSGNGDQHVTVNVAVPKSLNKDQKKALKAFAEAGGDRIPKSGGLFG; encoded by the coding sequence ATGGCAAGTAATCCATATGACACATTAGGTGTCGCAAGTGACGCATCTCAAGATGAAATTAAAAAAGCCTACCGCAAGCTTTCTAAGAAATATCACCCAGATATTAACCATGAGGCTGGTGCTGAAGATCATTATAAGGACGTTCAAGAAGCCTATGAAACAGTTGGTGATGAAACGAAGCGTTCAAACTTTGATCAATATGGATCAGCTGAAGGTCCACAAGGATTTGGCGGTTTCGGTGGCGGCGGTCAAAGTTATGGCGGCGGAGGCGGCTTCGGTGGTGGTTTTGAAGATATCTTCAGTCAAATGTTTGGTGGCGGAGGCGGCGGAGGTCGCCGTAATCCAGCCGGTCCACAAGCTGGCCGTGATTTACAATACCAAATGGATTTAAAGTTTGAAGAAGCCATCTTTGGTAAAGAAACCACGATTAAATATACACGTGAAGCTAATTGTAAAACGTGTGACGGTACTGGTGCAAAACCAGGAACATCTCCAATTACATGTCGCAAGTGTGGTGGTTCAGGATATATCAACGTTGTCCAAAACACACCACTTGGCCGCATGCAAACACAATCAACTTGTGACGTTTGTGGTGGTACTGGGCAAGAAATCACTGACAAATGTGAAACTTGTGGTGGTTCAGGCCACACGACGCAAGATCACGAAGTTAAGGTTACGGTTCCAGCCGGGGTTGAAGATGGCCAACAAATGCGTCTAAACAGCCAAGGTGAAGCCGGAACCCATGGTGGTCCTTATGGTGATTTGTATGTGATTTTCCGTGTACAAACATCGAAGGAATTTGATCGTGATGGCGCTGAAATTTACTTTAAGCTGCCAATCAGCTTTGTTCAAGCTGCGTTGGGTGACGAAGTGCTCGTGAAGACTGTGCATGGTGAAGTGAAGATGAAGATTCCAGCAGGAACACAAAACGGCACTAACTTCCGCTTAAAGGGAAAAGGTGCGCCTAAACTCCGTGGTAGTGGAAATGGTGACCAACATGTAACAGTCAACGTGGCTGTGCCAAAGAGCTTGAATAAGGATCAAAAGAAGGCGTTGAAGGCATTTGCTGAAGCCGGTGGCGATCGTATTCCAAAATCTGGCGGATTGTTTGGTTAA
- a CDS encoding amino acid permease translates to MAVEKPEMARELKNRHVQLIALGGTIGTGLFMGAGSSIKMAGPAILFVYLITGVFAFFIMRALGELLVSDTKQHSFVNFIEKYVGKDAGYIVGWTYWISWITIAMAELTAIGAYVQFWLPGVPQWIPDLIFLLVLWGLNSVTVKAFGETEFWFSLIKIVAIVALIATGVILVAVGFKTPMGHASLGNLVNYGGFFPTGGKNFILAFQMVFFAFLGIEIVGVTASETKNPKKIIPKAINEIPTRILIFYIGALLAIMSIYPWTQYSSAESPFVQVFSAAGIKAAAAIINVVVLTAAASALNSSIFTTGRMMFALTSEKSRFHKLSRAQVPARAISLSVGIVGISVVLNGVMQGKVFGFITSVATTTFIVIYAMMLVAHLRYRKQMKGMLPKDGFLMPGAPITDYLTLAFLLFVFVVLFLQAATMWAAIGALAWFAILIIWRLTHRKLDNTN, encoded by the coding sequence ATGGCAGTCGAAAAACCAGAAATGGCACGTGAATTAAAGAATCGACATGTGCAGCTTATTGCACTTGGGGGGACGATTGGAACCGGATTATTCATGGGAGCCGGTTCATCAATTAAGATGGCAGGACCAGCAATCTTGTTTGTTTATTTAATCACCGGGGTGTTTGCGTTTTTCATCATGCGTGCACTTGGTGAATTATTGGTTTCAGATACTAAACAACATAGTTTTGTTAACTTTATTGAAAAATATGTTGGTAAGGACGCTGGATATATCGTCGGATGGACGTATTGGATTAGCTGGATTACGATTGCGATGGCTGAATTAACAGCAATTGGCGCATATGTTCAATTTTGGCTTCCAGGGGTACCACAGTGGATTCCTGATTTGATTTTCCTACTTGTTTTATGGGGATTGAACTCAGTCACAGTTAAGGCATTTGGGGAAACTGAATTCTGGTTCTCCTTAATCAAAATTGTGGCGATTGTTGCATTAATTGCAACTGGGGTGATTTTAGTTGCCGTTGGGTTTAAGACACCGATGGGACATGCTTCATTAGGAAATTTAGTTAACTACGGTGGTTTCTTTCCAACTGGTGGGAAGAACTTTATCTTAGCTTTTCAAATGGTTTTCTTTGCATTCTTAGGAATTGAAATCGTTGGGGTAACTGCCTCAGAAACTAAGAATCCAAAGAAGATTATTCCTAAAGCCATTAATGAAATTCCAACGCGGATATTAATTTTCTACATTGGTGCGTTGCTCGCCATTATGAGTATTTATCCATGGACACAATATTCAAGTGCTGAATCACCATTTGTCCAAGTTTTCAGTGCAGCGGGTATCAAAGCTGCGGCCGCAATTATTAATGTGGTTGTTTTAACTGCTGCAGCATCAGCATTGAACAGTTCAATTTTCACAACTGGTCGGATGATGTTTGCTTTGACGAGTGAGAAGAGCCGGTTCCACAAGTTATCACGCGCACAAGTTCCTGCCCGTGCAATTAGCTTGTCAGTTGGTATTGTTGGGATTTCAGTTGTTTTGAATGGAGTTATGCAAGGTAAGGTCTTTGGCTTTATTACTTCTGTTGCAACGACAACTTTTATCGTCATCTATGCCATGATGTTAGTGGCCCATTTACGTTATCGTAAACAAATGAAAGGGATGTTACCAAAAGATGGTTTCTTGATGCCCGGTGCTCCAATTACCGATTACTTAACATTAGCCTTCTTATTATTTGTTTTCGTTGTGCTTTTCCTACAAGCGGCCACAATGTGGGCCGCAATTGGTGCTCTCGCCTGGTTTGCTATTTTGATCATTTGGCGGTTAACTCATCGCAAATTGGATAATACAAATTAA
- a CDS encoding dicarboxylate/amino acid:cation symporter has product MRHRKFLRLSLGWRILAGLIIGILLGVVFYQNKTFIGVAQGTGTIFINMISMIVLPIVVSSLTVGIANMGDLHKLGRIGGKTLIYFEIMSTVALALGLLMANLTHVGTLVDLHSLQATDISQYVASAKEASHHGIGDILMTIVPTNIFAALSAGNMLPIIFFAVFFGLGVAAIGERGQIIIDFLQAVAETMFKVTSWVMQLAPFGVAGLIGVTVAQLGLNSLKPLGLFILVAYATMAIFIIGIMGIVAKIFGFNIFDNLLVIKDELILAFTTASSEATLPRLIEKTQKLGVSKGVVSFVIPTGYTFNLDGSAIYQALAALFLAQAYHIHLSLGQQITLLVVLMVTSKGMAGVPGASFVVLLATISTIGVPASGLALIAGIDRLVDMGRTAVNVAGNSLATMVIGKSEGEFDMAQHDAYVASFKKQK; this is encoded by the coding sequence ATGAGGCATAGGAAATTTTTGCGTCTGTCATTAGGATGGCGGATTTTAGCGGGACTAATCATCGGGATTCTTCTTGGGGTAGTCTTTTACCAGAACAAGACGTTTATCGGTGTAGCACAGGGAACGGGAACCATATTCATTAATATGATTTCAATGATTGTGCTGCCAATTGTAGTTTCAAGTTTGACGGTTGGGATTGCCAACATGGGCGATTTACACAAACTCGGCCGGATTGGTGGTAAGACACTTATCTACTTTGAAATCATGTCAACCGTAGCGTTAGCGTTGGGGTTATTGATGGCCAATCTCACACATGTGGGGACACTGGTAGATTTGCATAGTTTACAAGCAACGGATATTTCACAATATGTTGCTTCAGCTAAGGAAGCATCGCATCATGGAATTGGCGATATTCTGATGACCATTGTGCCAACCAATATATTTGCGGCACTTAGCGCAGGAAATATGCTCCCAATCATTTTCTTTGCTGTTTTCTTTGGGCTTGGTGTGGCGGCAATTGGTGAACGTGGGCAAATCATTATTGATTTCTTACAAGCGGTTGCTGAAACAATGTTTAAAGTTACTAGTTGGGTGATGCAACTTGCACCATTTGGAGTGGCTGGATTGATTGGGGTCACAGTTGCCCAACTTGGATTGAATTCCTTGAAGCCGCTTGGTTTGTTCATTTTGGTGGCTTATGCTACGATGGCAATCTTTATTATTGGAATTATGGGAATTGTGGCTAAAATCTTTGGCTTTAATATTTTTGATAATTTATTGGTAATTAAAGATGAACTGATATTAGCTTTTACTACAGCGAGTTCTGAAGCTACCTTGCCTCGCTTGATTGAAAAAACGCAAAAATTGGGTGTTTCCAAAGGGGTGGTATCATTTGTCATCCCAACTGGTTATACATTCAATCTGGACGGTTCTGCCATTTATCAAGCATTGGCTGCGTTGTTCTTAGCTCAGGCGTACCATATTCACTTGTCACTTGGACAACAAATTACCTTATTAGTTGTCCTAATGGTCACTTCAAAAGGCATGGCGGGTGTTCCAGGGGCGTCATTTGTGGTCTTGCTAGCTACCATCTCAACAATTGGTGTTCCCGCTTCAGGGTTAGCATTAATTGCTGGGATTGATCGGTTAGTTGACATGGGACGGACAGCAGTTAATGTGGCTGGTAACTCATTGGCAACAATGGTGATTGGTAAATCGGAAGGCGAGTTCGATATGGCACAACACGATGCTTATGTCGCTTCGTTTAAAAAACAAAAATAG
- a CDS encoding 5-formyltetrahydrofolate cyclo-ligase: MDKQTMRTEVLAELDQLTPTTKMAQVKVLLSELEGLPAWKNAKTIGVTYSVPVELPTLPIIMAAWAEGKRVTLPKVMPHRQLAFFEYDVQTPLIQNDFGLSEPVESSAVVPEDIDLLIVPGLRFAADTQLRLGFGGGYYDRFLAKFAGVTLSMALPEMVVPTADWPIEKFDQAVDILLKK; the protein is encoded by the coding sequence ATGGATAAGCAGACAATGCGTACGGAAGTGCTGGCAGAATTGGATCAACTGACGCCAACTACAAAAATGGCACAAGTTAAGGTATTATTATCGGAGCTAGAAGGCTTACCAGCTTGGAAGAATGCCAAGACAATCGGCGTGACTTATAGTGTTCCAGTTGAATTACCAACGTTGCCAATTATCATGGCAGCTTGGGCTGAAGGGAAACGAGTGACCTTGCCAAAAGTAATGCCCCATCGTCAGTTGGCTTTTTTTGAATATGATGTGCAAACACCACTAATCCAAAATGATTTTGGCCTGTCGGAACCAGTTGAGTCATCGGCAGTTGTCCCAGAAGATATTGATTTACTGATTGTCCCAGGGTTACGATTTGCGGCTGATACTCAGTTGCGTTTGGGCTTTGGCGGGGGTTATTATGATCGTTTCTTAGCCAAGTTTGCTGGTGTAACATTGAGTATGGCCTTGCCAGAAATGGTTGTTCCGACAGCTGATTGGCCAATCGAAAAATTCGATCAAGCCGTTGATATCTTACTAAAAAAATAA
- a CDS encoding rhomboid family intramembrane serine protease, with translation MNQQMTYYWNRFKLAPFVTYILVIMNVIVFGLMTLTGGTTSIENLIRWGADYAPLIIEQGQWYRLINPIFIHIGMEHILLNMITLFFIGNVLERIFGHWRFIVIYMIAGIGGNIASAVFAPESVAAGASTAIFGLFGAFLMVGESFWENPYVRRQTQTFIIFIILNLASGFVPNSGMDNFGHLGGLFTGFLAAYMVSVPKSVGTISKYKRILGVVLLLAIVFVAMNFGLFG, from the coding sequence TTGAATCAACAAATGACGTACTATTGGAATCGCTTCAAACTTGCTCCATTTGTAACTTATATTTTAGTTATCATGAATGTCATTGTTTTTGGACTGATGACATTAACTGGTGGAACTACTAGTATTGAAAATTTAATCCGTTGGGGAGCCGACTATGCACCATTAATCATTGAACAGGGGCAATGGTATCGGTTGATTAATCCCATTTTTATCCATATTGGGATGGAACACATTCTTTTGAACATGATTACCTTGTTCTTCATTGGGAATGTGTTAGAGCGAATTTTTGGTCATTGGCGTTTTATTGTTATCTACATGATTGCCGGAATTGGTGGAAATATCGCAAGTGCCGTCTTTGCGCCTGAATCTGTTGCTGCTGGTGCTTCAACCGCAATTTTTGGTTTGTTTGGTGCTTTCTTAATGGTTGGGGAATCATTCTGGGAAAATCCCTATGTCCGCCGGCAAACACAGACATTTATTATTTTTATCATTTTGAATTTGGCTTCGGGGTTTGTTCCCAATTCTGGCATGGATAATTTTGGACATTTAGGTGGATTATTCACCGGGTTCCTCGCCGCATATATGGTCAGTGTCCCTAAAAGCGTTGGTACGATCAGTAAGTATAAGCGTATCCTTGGGGTAGTATTACTGTTAGCGATTGTCTTTGTGGCGATGAACTTTGGCCTTTTTGGATAA
- a CDS encoding YqgQ family protein, with amino-acid sequence MNTYYDVLQLLKKYDIFIHVGKRLWDIELAALEIDNMHKSGLISDKEYARVKIILLHEHSLEEKQPTD; translated from the coding sequence ATGAATACCTACTACGATGTGCTACAGTTGCTCAAGAAATATGATATTTTTATCCACGTCGGGAAACGATTATGGGATATTGAACTAGCAGCACTTGAAATTGATAACATGCACAAATCCGGTCTGATTAGTGATAAAGAGTACGCTCGTGTGAAAATTATTTTACTACATGAGCATTCGCTTGAAGAAAAACAACCGACCGATTAA